One segment of Vallicoccus soli DNA contains the following:
- a CDS encoding SLC13 family permease, producing the protein MHRAAAAAGGLAALVVGLDGTLDVLGRLAPVLLFLLGATVLAELADEAGLFDVAAREAAHLARGRTPALFALVVLAGTASTVLLSLDSTAVLLTPVVLALCAQLGLDALPFAMATLWLSATPSLLLPVSNLTNLLATGTPALADLGVGGYVARTALPTAVAVALTVLVLGLRYRRRLRGRYPVPPRPAPGDPWLLGAAALAVLSFAALVVAEVEVAVAAPACALALTAVVAVRRPAALRRPLVPWRLAVLVVGLFLVVQAGHEHGLDSALSRLAGTGEAYPDLLRLALVAAAGANLVDNLPAYAALEPVAGGSVDRVLALLVGVDVGPLVLLWGSLATLLWRERCAARGLVVPWRHVAALGLVGAPLLVAAATTALLVPTPW; encoded by the coding sequence GTGCACCGCGCCGCCGCGGCGGCCGGGGGCCTGGCCGCGCTCGTGGTGGGCCTCGACGGGACGCTCGACGTCCTCGGGCGGCTCGCACCGGTGCTGCTCTTCCTGCTCGGCGCCACGGTCCTCGCCGAGCTCGCGGACGAGGCGGGGCTCTTCGACGTCGCCGCCCGGGAGGCCGCGCACCTCGCGCGCGGCCGCACGCCGGCCCTGTTCGCCCTCGTGGTCCTCGCCGGCACGGCGAGCACCGTCCTGCTGAGCCTGGACAGCACCGCCGTGCTCCTGACGCCCGTGGTGCTCGCCCTCTGCGCGCAGCTCGGGCTCGACGCGCTGCCGTTCGCGATGGCCACGCTGTGGCTCTCGGCCACGCCGTCCCTGCTGCTGCCGGTCTCGAACCTCACGAACCTGCTCGCCACCGGCACCCCCGCCCTGGCGGACCTCGGCGTCGGCGGGTACGTCGCCCGCACCGCCCTGCCGACCGCGGTGGCCGTCGCCCTCACCGTGCTCGTGCTGGGCCTGCGCTACCGGCGCCGGCTGCGCGGGCGCTACCCCGTACCCCCGCGCCCCGCGCCCGGCGACCCCTGGCTGCTGGGCGCCGCCGCGCTCGCGGTGCTGTCCTTCGCCGCTCTCGTCGTCGCCGAGGTCGAGGTGGCCGTCGCCGCGCCCGCCTGCGCGCTCGCGCTCACGGCCGTGGTCGCCGTGCGGCGCCCCGCGGCCCTGCGCCGCCCGCTCGTACCGTGGCGGCTCGCGGTGCTCGTCGTCGGGCTGTTCCTCGTCGTGCAGGCGGGCCACGAGCACGGGCTCGACAGCGCGCTGTCCCGCTTGGCCGGCACCGGCGAGGCGTACCCCGACCTGCTCCGACTCGCCCTCGTGGCCGCGGCGGGGGCGAACCTCGTCGACAACCTGCCGGCGTACGCCGCGCTCGAGCCCGTCGCCGGCGGGTCGGTCGACCGCGTGCTGGCGCTGCTCGTCGGCGTCGACGTCGGCCCGCTCGTGCTGCTGTGGGGCAGCCTCGCGACGCTGCTGTGGCGCGAGCGCTGCGCCGCCCGCGGCCTCGTGGTGCCGTGGCGGCACGTGGCCGCCCTCGGGCTCGTCGGGGCGCCGCTGCTCGTCGCCGCGGCGACGACGGCGCTGCTCGTCCCCACGCCCTGGTGA
- a CDS encoding NUDIX hydrolase produces MSAPAPWLGWVRELQSMAQAGLTYSDNPYDLERYARLRGLAAAMLAELADADPERVRLLLEAETGYLTPKLDVRAAVHDAEGRVLLVREVQDGLWTLPGGWADVGESLAEGAVREVREESGYVVERDRLLGFYERERWGHPPMPAFTLKAVVACRLVGGAPAHSTETDGVGWYARDALPPLSTGRCSPQLLARVFAHHDDPSLPPDLD; encoded by the coding sequence GTGAGCGCCCCCGCGCCCTGGCTCGGGTGGGTCCGCGAGCTGCAGTCGATGGCGCAGGCCGGGCTGACCTACAGCGACAACCCCTACGACCTCGAGCGGTACGCCCGCCTGCGCGGGCTCGCCGCGGCGATGCTCGCCGAGCTCGCCGACGCCGACCCCGAGCGGGTGCGCCTGCTCCTCGAGGCCGAGACCGGCTACCTCACCCCGAAGCTCGACGTGCGCGCCGCCGTGCACGACGCCGAGGGCCGGGTGCTGCTCGTGCGCGAGGTGCAGGACGGGCTCTGGACCCTGCCCGGCGGCTGGGCCGACGTGGGGGAGTCGCTCGCCGAGGGCGCGGTGCGCGAGGTGCGCGAGGAGAGCGGCTACGTCGTGGAGCGCGACCGCCTGCTCGGCTTCTACGAGCGCGAGCGCTGGGGCCACCCGCCCATGCCGGCGTTCACCCTCAAGGCGGTCGTCGCCTGCCGCCTCGTCGGCGGCGCCCCCGCCCACAGCACCGAGACCGACGGCGTCGGCTGGTACGCCCGCGACGCCCTGCCCCCGCTGTCGACCGGGCGCTGCTCCCCGCAGCTGCTCGCCCGGGTCTTCGCGCACCACGACGACCCGTCCCTGCCGCCCGACCTGGACTGA
- a CDS encoding bifunctional RNase H/acid phosphatase — translation MTAGGARRFVVEADGGSRGNPGPAAYGALVRDADGEVLAEVAEHIGRATNNVAEYRGLIAGLEAARDLDPGARIEVRMDSKLVVEQMSGRWKVKHPDMQPLALRARRVLPPEQVSYTWVPRERNKAADRLANEALDLAAKGLPWQPSGRPLPAAGLPGAAVDEAQPAPAPGPALAAAAVEALAPPTRLVLLRHGRTGDTARHVFSGWGGADPALSEDGEREAALAAQALSAPRWGIDAVVASPMRRTRQTAQAVADALGLQVRLDEGWREQSFGEWEGLTFGEVRERSPEALTTWLSSPAERPPGGESLDEASARVALARDELVARHTGRTVLVVAHLTPLLQLVRMALDAPAPTVFRLALEPASVSRVDVYTDGLATLRLLNDTSHLA, via the coding sequence GTGACGGCCGGCGGGGCGCGCCGGTTCGTCGTGGAGGCCGACGGGGGGTCGCGGGGCAACCCGGGCCCGGCGGCGTACGGCGCCCTGGTGCGCGACGCGGACGGCGAGGTGCTCGCCGAGGTGGCCGAGCACATCGGGCGCGCGACGAACAACGTCGCGGAGTACCGCGGGCTCATCGCGGGCCTGGAGGCCGCGCGCGACCTCGACCCCGGCGCGCGCATCGAGGTCCGGATGGACTCCAAGCTCGTCGTGGAGCAGATGTCGGGCCGCTGGAAGGTCAAGCACCCCGACATGCAGCCGCTGGCGCTGCGGGCGCGCCGGGTGCTGCCGCCGGAGCAGGTGTCGTACACGTGGGTGCCGCGCGAGCGGAACAAGGCGGCCGACCGGCTGGCCAACGAGGCGCTCGACCTCGCGGCGAAGGGCCTGCCGTGGCAGCCCTCGGGCCGGCCGCTGCCGGCGGCCGGGCTCCCGGGCGCCGCGGTGGACGAGGCGCAGCCCGCCCCGGCCCCGGGGCCCGCGCTCGCCGCCGCCGCGGTCGAGGCGCTCGCGCCGCCGACCCGCCTCGTGCTGCTGCGGCACGGGCGCACCGGCGACACCGCCCGCCACGTGTTCTCCGGGTGGGGCGGCGCCGACCCGGCCCTGTCGGAGGACGGCGAGCGCGAGGCGGCGCTGGCCGCGCAGGCGCTGTCCGCGCCGCGCTGGGGGATCGACGCGGTCGTCGCGTCGCCGATGCGCCGCACCCGCCAGACCGCGCAGGCCGTCGCCGACGCGCTGGGCCTGCAGGTGCGCCTCGACGAGGGCTGGCGCGAGCAGTCGTTCGGCGAGTGGGAGGGCCTGACCTTCGGCGAGGTGCGCGAGCGGTCCCCCGAGGCGCTGACGACGTGGCTCTCGTCCCCGGCGGAGCGCCCGCCGGGCGGGGAGTCGCTCGACGAGGCGTCGGCCCGGGTCGCGCTGGCGCGCGACGAGCTCGTGGCGCGCCACACGGGCCGTACGGTCCTCGTCGTCGCCCACCTCACGCCGCTGCTGCAGCTCGTGCGGATGGCCCTCGACGCGCCCGCGCCGACGGTCTTCCGGCTCGCGCTGGAGCCGGCGTCGGTGTCGCGGGTCGACGTCTACACCGACGGCCTGGCGACGCTGCGCCTGCTCAACGACACCTCGCACCTCGCGTGA
- a CDS encoding zinc ribbon domain-containing protein, whose amino-acid sequence MKAAPTDQLRLLDLQGMDTRLDQLAHRRRTLPESAELERVEARLRELRDLVVAAETERSDVERERAKAETDVAQVRDRARRDQQRLDSGQVTSAKQLSDLQHEIASLARRQSDLEDVELEVMERLESVEERLAGLVAERDRAEAERAEVAARRDAAWSGIDDEAATTADLRGTLAGQVDAKLVALYEKVRADQGGTGAAPLRQRRCMGCMLELTTVDIGRIAAAPEDEVLRCEECDRILVRTPESGL is encoded by the coding sequence CTGAAGGCTGCACCGACCGACCAGCTGCGCCTGCTCGACCTGCAGGGCATGGACACCCGGCTCGACCAGCTGGCGCACCGCCGCCGCACCCTGCCGGAGAGCGCCGAGCTCGAGCGCGTCGAGGCGCGCCTGCGCGAGCTGCGCGACCTCGTCGTCGCCGCCGAGACCGAGCGCTCGGACGTCGAGCGCGAGCGCGCCAAGGCCGAGACCGACGTCGCCCAGGTCCGCGACCGGGCCCGCCGCGACCAGCAGCGCCTCGACAGCGGGCAGGTGACCTCGGCCAAGCAGCTGTCCGACCTGCAGCACGAGATCGCGTCGCTGGCCCGGCGCCAGTCCGACCTCGAGGACGTCGAGCTCGAGGTGATGGAGCGGCTGGAGTCGGTCGAGGAGCGCCTCGCCGGGCTGGTGGCCGAGCGGGACCGCGCCGAGGCCGAGCGGGCCGAGGTGGCGGCCCGCCGCGACGCCGCCTGGTCCGGGATCGACGACGAGGCGGCGACGACCGCCGACCTGCGCGGGACGCTGGCCGGCCAGGTGGACGCGAAGCTCGTCGCGCTCTACGAGAAGGTGCGGGCGGACCAGGGCGGCACCGGTGCGGCGCCGCTGCGCCAGCGCCGCTGCATGGGCTGCATGCTCGAGCTCACCACCGTCGACATCGGGCGCATCGCCGCCGCGCCGGAGGACGAGGTGCTGCGCTGCGAGGAGTGCGACCGCATCCTCGTGCGCACCCCCGAGTCCGGGCTGTGA
- a CDS encoding Nif3-like dinuclear metal center hexameric protein, with protein MRTPALGEVVDVVHGLYDPRRAEAWDAVGLHLGDPGQPVRRVLLAVDPEDVVVDEALAWGADLLLTHHPLFLRGVHGFAATTPKGRRAHRLVRAGCALLTAHTNADVADPGVSDALASALGLVDLRPLQPLPADPLDKVVVFVPHADAPALVDALAGAGAGALGDYDRCAWTTTGTGTFRPLDGARPAVGRVGEVEVVPETRVEMVLPRHRRAGVVAALRRAHPYEEPAFDVLELAAGDSRRGLGRVGRLPEPEPLAAFVRRAAAALPAAPAGVRAAGDPDRLVRRVAVCGGAGDSLLGAAAASGADAYVTADLRHHPVVEALGPERPALLDVGHWASEHPWLADAARRTVDALRAAGATVEARVSTVPTDPWSVHAPPAGPPAHETRSRR; from the coding sequence GTGAGGACCCCAGCGCTCGGCGAGGTCGTCGACGTCGTCCACGGCCTGTACGACCCCCGCCGGGCCGAGGCGTGGGACGCCGTCGGCCTGCACCTCGGCGACCCGGGGCAGCCGGTGCGCCGGGTGCTGCTCGCCGTGGACCCCGAGGACGTCGTCGTCGACGAGGCGCTGGCGTGGGGGGCCGACCTGCTGCTCACGCACCACCCGCTGTTCCTGCGCGGCGTGCACGGGTTCGCCGCGACGACGCCGAAGGGGCGGCGCGCGCACCGGCTCGTGCGCGCGGGCTGCGCCCTGCTCACCGCGCACACCAACGCCGACGTGGCCGACCCCGGCGTGTCCGACGCCCTGGCGTCCGCGCTGGGCCTGGTCGACCTGCGCCCGCTGCAGCCGCTGCCGGCGGACCCGCTCGACAAGGTCGTGGTCTTCGTGCCGCACGCCGACGCGCCCGCGCTCGTCGACGCCCTCGCCGGCGCGGGGGCCGGGGCGCTCGGGGACTACGACCGCTGCGCCTGGACCACCACCGGCACCGGCACCTTCCGCCCGCTCGACGGCGCACGTCCGGCCGTCGGGCGGGTCGGCGAGGTCGAGGTGGTGCCGGAGACCCGGGTCGAGATGGTCCTGCCCCGGCACCGGCGCGCGGGCGTCGTCGCGGCCCTGCGCCGGGCGCACCCGTACGAGGAGCCGGCCTTCGACGTGCTCGAGCTGGCCGCCGGGGACTCGCGCCGCGGGCTGGGGCGGGTCGGGCGCCTGCCCGAGCCCGAGCCGCTGGCTGCCTTCGTCCGGCGCGCAGCCGCCGCGCTGCCCGCGGCCCCGGCGGGCGTGCGGGCCGCCGGCGACCCGGACCGGCTGGTCCGCCGGGTGGCCGTCTGCGGCGGGGCGGGGGACTCCCTGCTCGGCGCGGCGGCGGCGAGCGGGGCGGACGCGTACGTCACGGCGGACCTGCGCCACCACCCGGTCGTCGAGGCGCTGGGGCCCGAGCGCCCGGCCCTGCTCGACGTGGGGCACTGGGCGAGCGAGCACCCGTGGCTGGCCGACGCGGCCCGCCGGACCGTGGACGCCCTGCGCGCCGCCGGGGCTACGGTGGAGGCCCGCGTCTCCACGGTCCCCACCGACCCCTGGAGCGTGCACGCACCGCCGGCCGGCCCGCCGGCCCACGAGACCAGGAGCCGACGCTGA
- a CDS encoding peroxiredoxin, translated as MTQVDQAAQAERAAGPGVGETAPDFELPDQHGAPVRLSEARGHLVVLVFFPHAFTPTCTGELCTIRDEGPAFGREDVLTLGVSCDPSPALGAFARAEGIDYPLLSDFWPHGEVAKRYGVFFEPRGFATRGTFVLDREGVVRWKVVNGPGDPRSTEDYRRALAAL; from the coding sequence GTGACGCAGGTGGACCAGGCAGCGCAGGCGGAGCGGGCGGCGGGCCCCGGCGTGGGCGAGACCGCCCCGGACTTCGAGCTGCCCGACCAGCACGGCGCGCCGGTGCGCCTGTCCGAGGCGCGCGGGCACCTCGTCGTGCTCGTCTTCTTCCCGCACGCCTTCACGCCGACGTGCACCGGCGAGCTGTGCACGATCCGCGACGAGGGCCCGGCGTTCGGGCGCGAGGACGTGCTCACGCTCGGCGTCTCCTGCGACCCGTCGCCGGCGCTCGGCGCCTTCGCGCGCGCCGAGGGCATCGACTACCCGCTGCTCAGCGACTTCTGGCCGCACGGCGAGGTCGCGAAGCGCTACGGCGTGTTCTTCGAGCCGCGCGGGTTCGCCACCCGGGGCACGTTCGTGCTCGACCGGGAGGGCGTCGTGCGCTGGAAGGTCGTCAACGGCCCCGGCGACCCGCGCAGCACCGAGGACTACCGCCGGGCGCTCGCCGCGCTCTGA
- a CDS encoding maleylpyruvate isomerase N-terminal domain-containing protein, whose product MPTPAGPLLPVPGERGLASYETPVLAGHVLAAWDGFLALARALADDGALDRPSRLPGWSARDVCVHLGSWPDAPTLVRLLDEARAAAADPAVVEQGAAFDQEAHNEALLAAHRGAPDDEVLAALAAGRGATAGLLEDPELDALALVPTRSLLGPLPLLGHVAAAAYELAVHAGDLAPAGAPEPARDLLHAGVGALVDVTGALCARAGTALTAAVLTPTGGWAFGARGADWTTVELARGARAGDLGWPAIEAEAAVVLDVSAGRVAAPPLLVRRELRTHDVAGLLELAGVVQDVPGLPGGAAVLTATRYLSGVGRLVRRLPGLG is encoded by the coding sequence GTGCCAACCCCAGCCGGTCCGCTCCTGCCGGTCCCCGGCGAGCGCGGCCTCGCGTCGTACGAGACCCCGGTCCTGGCCGGGCACGTCCTGGCGGCCTGGGACGGCTTCCTCGCCCTGGCCCGCGCGCTCGCCGACGACGGGGCCCTGGACCGGCCCAGCCGCCTGCCGGGCTGGAGCGCGCGCGACGTCTGCGTGCACCTGGGCTCCTGGCCCGACGCCCCGACGCTCGTGCGCCTGCTCGACGAGGCGCGCGCCGCGGCGGCGGACCCTGCCGTCGTGGAGCAGGGGGCGGCGTTCGACCAGGAGGCGCACAACGAGGCCCTGCTCGCCGCGCACCGGGGCGCGCCGGACGACGAGGTCCTCGCCGCGCTCGCGGCCGGGCGCGGGGCCACGGCCGGCCTGCTCGAGGACCCCGAGCTCGACGCCCTGGCGCTCGTCCCGACCCGCTCGCTGCTCGGGCCGCTGCCGCTGCTCGGGCACGTCGCGGCGGCGGCGTACGAGCTCGCGGTGCACGCCGGCGACCTGGCCCCCGCGGGCGCCCCGGAGCCCGCGCGCGACCTGCTGCACGCCGGGGTCGGCGCGCTCGTCGACGTCACCGGCGCGCTGTGCGCCCGGGCCGGCACCGCGCTGACCGCCGCCGTGCTGACCCCGACCGGGGGCTGGGCCTTCGGCGCGCGCGGCGCGGACTGGACGACGGTCGAGCTCGCGCGGGGCGCGCGGGCGGGCGACCTCGGCTGGCCGGCGATCGAGGCGGAGGCCGCCGTCGTGCTCGACGTGTCGGCGGGGCGGGTCGCCGCTCCCCCGCTGCTCGTGCGCCGCGAGCTGCGCACCCACGACGTCGCCGGGCTGCTCGAGCTCGCGGGGGTCGTGCAGGACGTGCCCGGCCTGCCCGGGGGCGCGGCGGTGCTGACCGCCACGCGCTACCTCTCCGGGGTCGGGCGGCTCGTACGGCGCCTGCCGGGCCTCGGCTGA
- a CDS encoding DUF3052 domain-containing protein yields the protein MSTTAKDAGGSSALAGRLALKAGQVVQELGWDEDCDDDLRASIEEVTGTELVDGDYEDVVDVVLLWWREDDGELVDALVDSRTDLGDGGVVWLLTPKSGRPGHVEPSDIGDAAVTAGLNQTSSVSAAPDWSGTRLASPKAARKQR from the coding sequence GTGAGCACCACCGCGAAGGACGCGGGCGGGTCGTCGGCGCTGGCCGGCCGGCTGGCGCTCAAGGCCGGGCAGGTGGTGCAGGAGCTCGGCTGGGACGAGGACTGCGACGACGACCTGCGCGCCTCGATCGAGGAGGTCACGGGCACCGAGCTCGTCGACGGCGACTACGAGGACGTCGTGGACGTCGTGCTGCTGTGGTGGCGGGAGGACGACGGCGAGCTCGTGGACGCCCTCGTCGACTCGCGCACCGACCTCGGCGACGGCGGGGTCGTCTGGCTCCTCACGCCGAAGTCGGGGCGCCCGGGCCACGTCGAGCCGAGCGACATCGGCGACGCGGCCGTGACCGCGGGGCTCAACCAGACCTCCAGCGTCAGCGCCGCCCCCGACTGGTCCGGCACGCGCCTGGCCTCGCCGAAGGCCGCCCGCAAGCAGCGCTGA
- a CDS encoding YjbQ family protein, producing the protein MRSELIDVTTGRSEAVHDITAACAAFVREEGGDGLLHVWVPHATAGVAVLETGAGSDEDLLAALADLLPADDRWRHRHGSPGHGRDHVLPALVPPHATVPVLGGGLALGTWQSVCLVDTNRDNPRRQVRLSLLRG; encoded by the coding sequence GTGCGCTCCGAGCTGATCGACGTGACCACCGGCCGCTCCGAGGCGGTGCACGACATCACCGCCGCCTGCGCGGCTTTCGTGCGCGAGGAGGGCGGCGACGGCCTGCTGCACGTGTGGGTCCCGCACGCGACGGCGGGCGTCGCCGTCCTCGAGACCGGCGCCGGCAGCGACGAGGACCTGCTCGCCGCGCTGGCCGACCTGCTGCCCGCCGACGACCGCTGGCGGCACCGGCACGGCTCGCCCGGGCACGGGCGCGACCACGTGCTGCCCGCGCTCGTCCCGCCGCACGCGACGGTGCCCGTGCTCGGCGGCGGGCTGGCGCTCGGCACCTGGCAGTCGGTGTGCCTCGTGGACACCAACCGGGACAACCCGCGCCGGCAGGTGCGCCTCAGCCTGCTGCGCGGCTGA
- a CDS encoding class F sortase, which produces MAGALALAGAALVGTAVAGAGDDGDAADPVTAVPAAPAAPAAPAAPDAPAAAPSGTAATAPSAAPSAPARARGAAPPAVAALPRSRPARVVVPALGLDTRDLVDLGLGRDGAMDVPQGPAPVGWYDRSPTPGEAGPSVLAAHLVWNGEPGAFARLATLRRGQEVRVEREDGSTAVFAVTRVAQYGKEGFPSAQVYGNTPGPELRLITCAGAYDEGAARYLDNVVVFARMTGRA; this is translated from the coding sequence GTGGCGGGCGCGCTGGCCCTCGCGGGCGCGGCGCTCGTCGGGACGGCGGTGGCCGGCGCCGGCGACGACGGGGACGCGGCAGACCCCGTGACGGCGGTGCCGGCGGCCCCTGCCGCGCCGGCCGCGCCGGCCGCGCCGGACGCGCCGGCGGCGGCCCCCTCCGGTACCGCCGCGACGGCCCCGTCCGCAGCGCCCTCCGCCCCGGCCCGCGCACGCGGCGCCGCCCCGCCGGCCGTCGCCGCCCTGCCGCGCAGCCGCCCGGCGCGCGTCGTCGTGCCGGCGCTGGGGCTCGACACCCGGGACCTCGTCGACCTCGGCCTGGGGCGCGACGGCGCGATGGACGTGCCGCAGGGGCCCGCCCCGGTCGGCTGGTACGACCGCAGCCCCACCCCGGGGGAGGCCGGGCCCAGCGTCCTCGCCGCGCACCTGGTGTGGAACGGCGAGCCGGGCGCCTTCGCCCGGCTCGCGACCCTGCGCCGCGGTCAGGAGGTCCGGGTCGAGCGCGAGGACGGCTCGACGGCCGTCTTCGCCGTGACCCGGGTCGCGCAGTACGGCAAGGAGGGGTTCCCCTCGGCCCAGGTCTACGGCAACACCCCCGGGCCCGAGCTGCGCCTCATCACCTGCGCCGGCGCGTACGACGAGGGGGCCGCGCGCTACCTCGACAACGTCGTGGTGTTCGCCCGGATGACCGGGCGGGCCTGA